ACCAGAACGCGACCGGCGCCTTGCCGAAGTCGTACCACCCCGGCAGGTTTCCCGGCGCCGCCTTCTCCACGCGCTTGAGCATGCCCTCACTCATGGCGTTGTTCTGCATCATCTCGATGAACAGTGCGGAGACGTTGCCGTAGTCGAAGAAGTCGCGCTGCCAGGAGAACTGGAAGTTGCCGCCGTACTTGAACCAGCTGCCCTGGATGCCCTCCAGCGCATAGTGGCTGCCGTCCTCACGGGTGCCCTCGTAGATCTGCTTCCAGAGGCCGATCATGTCGCCGGTCTTCTCGTCGATGACCCATGCCTGATACGGGTACTCCCACCCCTCGAGGCCCTCCATCTCCTGGCCGAGTGCCAGTTCGCGGATCTCGTCGCGACCCACGGCCATGAAGTCCTTCTTGGGGCCGTAGTTCCAACCGTAGGTGGCGTCCTCGGTGTAGAACTCGGCGAGCGGCTTCCAGTCCCCCGCCTTCTCCGCCTCGATGTTCGCGGCCAGCCACCGCTCCTTCATCTCTTCCAGTTCCGCACGGTCAAAAGACATGTGTTCCACCTTCACTCGTCATCTTCGATGAGACGCAATGCTTGCGTCGGGCAGTACTGCACGGCGGCCTCGACCTCGGCACGCCGGGATTCGTCGGGATTGGTGTCGAGGATCTCCACGTGGTCCGTCTTCGCGGCGAAGACGCCGGGGGCCTCCAGCTCGCACATGCCGTGCCCCTGGCACAGATCCAGGTCGACCTCGATACGCATCAGCGATCCTGGCG
The sequence above is drawn from the Gordonia rubripertincta genome and encodes:
- a CDS encoding nuclear transport factor 2 family protein; protein product: MSFDRAELEEMKERWLAANIEAEKAGDWKPLAEFYTEDATYGWNYGPKKDFMAVGRDEIRELALGQEMEGLEGWEYPYQAWVIDEKTGDMIGLWKQIYEGTREDGSHYALEGIQGSWFKYGGNFQFSWQRDFFDYGNVSALFIEMMQNNAMSEGMLKRVEKAAPGNLPGWYDFGKAPVAFW
- a CDS encoding ferredoxin is translated as MRIEVDLDLCQGHGMCELEAPGVFAAKTDHVEILDTNPDESRRAEVEAAVQYCPTQALRLIEDDE